A section of the Deinococcus taeanensis genome encodes:
- a CDS encoding HAMP domain-containing protein: protein MKYTVVIRQPVDPLRKPELEEQLRDRFGLNPEQAQRLSDRRTGRLMKPTGRARAELLLSMFQSIGADVSLEEVRDETSVISEPFQSLRPAMSGQTVSTDDALLAPDRAPGSAADSFGALSAPAVWPEVNSVPVDAPFPAFPEPLGAPLPGEFMPGVDWSTPPAPTALGSSSFGGDSASGAAAIMAPPEALATSPFDDPFATLSGSVPSAGAGNTSDPAADVWSDFTGALTLTEAPARPEVTAEVQVSNAGPVVVPTHEDAATTQPRRSSLRRRMAVGALVPLGISSALTLGVLALTLPPLQNGLVQRNAQAVAVAVASNIDSTRGSQSIPPQLEALVNNSSVGFVQVELRDGSRYFASQTPDVNDLLNAEVSNWLVDNAGRAGFVTAISPAKVYRDQATEMRNMGGTANDIAKLDKLAADPVNQRVTKVNFIVQQVTVKQEEGKRVVTNDRPTESDDVLYTVAVGVENGKQQSALRRTLLLVLLVSLAALAIAAYLALRAARAVVTPIEELVRVADAISMGDLSRPVKANRNDEIGDLAQALERMRLSLDSAMERLRRRKRS, encoded by the coding sequence ATGAAGTACACGGTTGTGATCCGTCAGCCCGTTGACCCGCTGCGCAAACCCGAGCTTGAAGAGCAGCTGCGCGACCGTTTCGGCCTGAACCCCGAGCAGGCCCAGCGCCTGAGTGACCGCCGCACCGGCCGCCTGATGAAACCCACCGGCCGCGCCCGCGCGGAGCTGCTGCTCAGCATGTTCCAGAGCATCGGCGCGGACGTCAGCCTGGAAGAAGTGCGCGACGAAACCAGCGTCATCAGCGAACCCTTCCAGAGTCTCCGCCCGGCCATGAGCGGCCAGACCGTCAGCACAGACGACGCGCTGCTCGCACCCGACCGTGCGCCCGGCAGCGCCGCGGACAGCTTCGGAGCCCTGAGTGCGCCGGCCGTGTGGCCTGAAGTGAACTCAGTGCCGGTCGACGCCCCGTTCCCCGCCTTCCCCGAACCGCTCGGCGCCCCGCTGCCCGGCGAGTTCATGCCCGGCGTGGACTGGAGTACGCCCCCCGCCCCCACCGCCCTGGGGTCGTCATCGTTCGGTGGGGACAGCGCCAGCGGCGCCGCAGCGATCATGGCGCCCCCTGAGGCGCTCGCCACCTCGCCCTTTGATGATCCCTTCGCCACCCTGAGCGGCAGCGTCCCCAGCGCAGGCGCCGGGAATACGAGCGACCCCGCCGCGGACGTCTGGTCGGACTTCACGGGCGCCCTGACCCTGACCGAAGCGCCGGCCAGGCCGGAAGTGACGGCGGAAGTGCAGGTTTCGAACGCCGGTCCAGTCGTCGTGCCCACGCACGAGGACGCGGCCACGACGCAGCCGCGCCGCAGCAGCCTGCGCCGCCGCATGGCGGTTGGCGCCCTGGTGCCGCTGGGCATCTCCAGCGCCCTGACCCTGGGCGTGCTGGCCCTCACCCTGCCGCCCCTGCAGAACGGCCTGGTGCAGCGCAACGCACAGGCCGTGGCGGTGGCCGTGGCCAGCAACATCGACTCCACCCGCGGGAGCCAGAGCATTCCCCCGCAGCTCGAAGCACTCGTGAACAATTCCAGCGTAGGCTTCGTGCAGGTCGAGTTGCGCGACGGGTCGCGTTACTTCGCCAGCCAGACCCCGGACGTGAACGACCTGCTGAACGCCGAGGTCAGCAACTGGCTGGTGGACAACGCGGGCCGCGCCGGTTTCGTCACCGCGATCTCGCCCGCCAAGGTGTACCGCGATCAGGCCACCGAAATGCGCAACATGGGCGGCACCGCCAACGACATCGCCAAGCTCGACAAGCTCGCCGCCGACCCTGTCAACCAGCGGGTCACGAAAGTGAACTTCATCGTGCAGCAGGTGACGGTCAAGCAGGAAGAGGGCAAGCGCGTCGTAACGAACGACCGGCCCACAGAAAGCGACGACGTGCTGTACACCGTGGCGGTCGGCGTGGAAAACGGCAAGCAGCAGAGCGCGCTGCGCCGCACGCTGCTGCTGGTGCTGCTGGTGTCACTGGCCGCCCTGGCGATCGCGGCGTACCTGGCGCTGCGCGCGGCCCGCGCGGTCGTGACGCCCATCGAGGAACTCGTGCGGGTGGCCGACGCGATCAGCATGGGTGACCTGAGCCGCCCGGTGAAAGCCAACCGCAATGACGAGATCGGTGACCTCGCGCAGGCACTGGAACGCATGCGCCTGAGCCTGGATTCCGCGATGGAACGCCTGCGCCGCCGCAAGCGCAGCTGA
- a CDS encoding monothiol bacilliredoxin BrxC family protein produces MTQTTQNEAQVLVPLTTPEDVDQFLQDYPLAAVFKAGTCHKTMQGFGVLETFLQRHDLPVGFIRVVDWRPASNHVTQRTGIVHHSPQFILFQNGEPQFEVNNWDITPEALTPVFQAQVPVRQGVASVATDDNVEPYRRLMRAFLDGQLSEWAFQDQYVNLFRDDASLRSQREFELLSRLFGDPDAYHGGLHQLGAPQERGDLKARVQALLTELG; encoded by the coding sequence ATGACGCAGACCACTCAGAACGAAGCGCAGGTCCTGGTGCCCCTGACCACCCCCGAGGACGTGGATCAGTTCCTGCAGGATTACCCGCTGGCCGCCGTGTTCAAGGCCGGCACCTGCCACAAGACCATGCAGGGCTTCGGCGTGCTCGAAACCTTCCTGCAGCGCCACGACCTGCCCGTGGGGTTCATCCGCGTGGTCGACTGGCGCCCGGCCAGCAACCACGTCACGCAGCGCACGGGCATCGTGCATCACAGCCCGCAGTTCATTCTGTTCCAGAACGGCGAACCGCAGTTCGAGGTGAACAACTGGGACATCACCCCCGAGGCGCTCACGCCGGTGTTCCAGGCGCAGGTGCCGGTGCGTCAGGGCGTGGCGAGCGTCGCCACGGATGACAACGTGGAACCCTACCGCCGCCTGATGCGGGCGTTCCTGGACGGCCAGCTGAGCGAATGGGCCTTCCAGGATCAGTACGTGAACCTGTTCCGTGATGACGCGAGCCTGCGCAGCCAGCGCGAGTTCGAGCTGCTTTCGCGGCTGTTCGGCGATCCGGATGCGTACCACGGTGGCCTGCACCAGCTCGGGGCACCTCAGGAGCGCGGCGACCTGAAGGCCCGCGTGCAGGCGCTGCTTACCGAACTGGGCTGA
- a CDS encoding class I SAM-dependent rRNA methyltransferase, with the protein MTEFHDLTLPDLGTLLARRAHLVAQGTTVYRAAHLTETAGQFTLDVAGDAGILSLYAPLDAAQEAALAEACGNAGGLGGVYLKRRPVEARHAANVAREQLSPPDPVWGADRPEVTALEAGVPFLIRPGADLSVGLFTDARPARAWVREHAAGRRVLNTFAYTCGFGLSAALGGAQAVKNVDLSRKVLAWGQANYALSGLPAPDVDFLFGDVFEWLARLERRGDRFDLVVLDPPSFARGKAGVWRSERDYARLASLAARVTAPGGTVLALLNHAGVGRGAFERMIRAGLAAGGRRARLEAQLGAGEDYPGADHLKVQVWVLD; encoded by the coding sequence GTGACCGAGTTTCATGACCTGACCCTGCCGGACCTGGGGACGCTGCTGGCGCGCCGCGCGCATCTGGTGGCGCAGGGTACCACGGTGTACCGCGCCGCGCACCTGACGGAAACGGCTGGGCAGTTTACGCTGGATGTCGCTGGGGACGCCGGTATCCTGAGCCTGTACGCGCCGCTCGACGCGGCTCAGGAGGCGGCGCTGGCCGAGGCGTGCGGGAACGCCGGGGGCCTGGGCGGCGTGTACCTGAAGCGCCGGCCGGTGGAGGCGAGGCACGCGGCGAATGTGGCCCGCGAACAGCTGTCTCCGCCGGACCCGGTATGGGGAGCGGACCGGCCGGAGGTCACGGCGCTGGAGGCCGGCGTGCCGTTTCTGATCCGCCCGGGCGCGGACCTGAGTGTGGGGCTGTTCACGGACGCCCGCCCGGCGCGGGCGTGGGTGCGGGAGCACGCGGCGGGCCGGCGGGTGCTGAATACCTTCGCGTACACCTGCGGCTTCGGCCTGAGTGCCGCGCTGGGCGGCGCGCAGGCCGTGAAGAACGTGGACCTCTCGCGCAAGGTCCTGGCGTGGGGGCAGGCGAATTACGCCCTGAGTGGTCTGCCGGCGCCGGACGTGGATTTCCTGTTCGGGGACGTGTTCGAGTGGCTTGCGCGCCTGGAGCGGCGCGGGGACCGGTTTGATCTGGTGGTGCTGGATCCGCCCAGTTTCGCGCGCGGGAAGGCAGGGGTGTGGCGTTCGGAGCGGGATTACGCGCGGCTGGCCTCGCTGGCGGCGAGAGTGACAGCGCCGGGCGGCACGGTTCTGGCCCTGCTCAACCACGCGGGGGTAGGGCGAGGCGCGTTCGAGCGGATGATCAGGGCGGGCCTGGCCGCTGGGGGCCGGCGGGCGCGGCTCGAGGCGCAGCTGGGGGCCGGCGAGGACTACCCGGGCGCAGATCACCTGAAAGTGCAGGTCTGGGTTCTGGACTGA
- a CDS encoding phospho-N-acetylmuramoyl-pentapeptide-transferase, with product MMVVTALLSWFLVGLFVRVSRARGWGQKVRQDGPQTHLVKEGTPTAGGVPFVLAMAAVFFPLYFTGHGGGPRELVIMLAALGMGVVGGVDDLLKIRSRMKGSGKTELLAREKFPLQFLVAALFAFFAAPLAAHELVPGFGQLGDTILLTLVMVGSVNAFNFTDGLDGLLSGVAIILLLPLLALSPVSALLVAALLGFLWFNAHPARVFMGDMGSHAIGAVAAGAYVLYADVWLLPIAAIIPVVAVLSVVIQVASFKLRGKRVFKMAPIQHHFEHQDIGWPETHVTMRFWVVTAVATAAVWWLLGGRP from the coding sequence ATGATGGTCGTCACGGCGCTGCTGTCCTGGTTTCTGGTGGGGCTGTTCGTCCGGGTGAGCCGAGCGCGCGGCTGGGGACAGAAGGTCCGGCAGGACGGCCCACAGACCCACCTTGTCAAGGAGGGGACGCCCACGGCGGGCGGCGTGCCGTTCGTGCTGGCCATGGCCGCCGTGTTCTTCCCCCTGTACTTCACCGGTCACGGCGGCGGACCGCGGGAACTGGTGATCATGCTGGCCGCCCTGGGCATGGGCGTGGTGGGCGGCGTGGATGACCTGCTGAAAATCCGGTCACGCATGAAGGGCAGCGGGAAGACGGAGCTGCTGGCGCGTGAGAAGTTCCCGCTGCAGTTTCTGGTGGCGGCGCTGTTCGCGTTTTTTGCGGCGCCCCTGGCGGCGCACGAGCTGGTGCCGGGGTTCGGGCAGCTGGGCGACACCATCCTGCTGACACTCGTGATGGTGGGCAGCGTGAACGCCTTCAACTTCACGGACGGCCTGGACGGCCTGCTGAGCGGCGTGGCGATCATTCTGCTGCTGCCCCTGCTGGCGCTCTCGCCGGTCAGTGCCCTGCTCGTCGCGGCGCTGCTGGGGTTCCTGTGGTTCAACGCGCACCCGGCGCGGGTGTTCATGGGCGACATGGGCAGTCACGCCATCGGGGCGGTCGCGGCGGGCGCCTACGTGCTGTACGCGGACGTATGGCTGCTGCCGATCGCGGCCATCATTCCGGTCGTGGCGGTCCTGAGCGTGGTGATTCAGGTGGCCTCGTTCAAACTGCGTGGCAAACGTGTCTTCAAGATGGCGCCCATTCAGCATCATTTTGAGCACCAGGACATCGGGTGGCCGGAAACGCACGTCACCATGCGGTTCTGGGTGGTGACGGCCGTGGCCACCGCTGCCGTCTGGTGGCTGCTGGGCGGCCGGCCCTAG
- a CDS encoding GNAT family N-acetyltransferase, translating into MTLPAPDTDWFAVPTLHGRVVTLEALRPEHASDLSEGATEDTIRFLARGGPEANTPDAWAQYVERLNALPRRINFAVRDRASGRVVGRISYSEVNVADRWVEVGTMLLPAAQGSGVNPEAKRLLMGRAFEVLGAQRVQFKVDALNERSLRAMRRLGAVQEGVLRQYQVRPDGRARDSVMFSVLAAEWPEVRAGLEARLDALAAPVERPAFS; encoded by the coding sequence ATGACGTTGCCTGCTCCGGACACCGACTGGTTTGCCGTTCCCACGCTGCATGGCCGGGTCGTTACCCTGGAGGCCCTGCGGCCCGAACATGCCTCGGACCTGAGTGAGGGCGCCACTGAGGACACCATCCGTTTCCTTGCGCGGGGTGGTCCCGAAGCGAACACTCCGGACGCCTGGGCGCAGTATGTGGAGCGCCTGAACGCCCTGCCGCGCCGCATCAATTTTGCGGTGCGGGACCGGGCGTCGGGGCGGGTGGTGGGGCGCATCAGTTACAGCGAGGTGAACGTCGCCGACCGCTGGGTGGAGGTGGGCACGATGCTGCTGCCGGCGGCGCAGGGCAGCGGCGTGAATCCGGAGGCCAAGCGGCTGCTGATGGGCCGGGCGTTTGAGGTGCTGGGCGCGCAGCGGGTGCAGTTCAAGGTGGACGCCCTGAATGAACGCAGCCTGCGGGCGATGCGGCGGCTGGGCGCGGTGCAGGAGGGGGTGCTGCGGCAGTACCAGGTGCGTCCGGACGGCCGGGCGCGGGATTCGGTGATGTTCAGCGTGCTGGCCGCGGAGTGGCCTGAAGTTCGCGCGGGGCTGGAGGCGCGTCTGGACGCCCTGGCGGCCCCGGTTGAGCGCCCTGCATTCTCATGA
- a CDS encoding 23S rRNA (pseudouridine(1915)-N(3))-methyltransferase RlmH, which yields MRLHLITVGEPKLTYARAGWEEYEKRLRRYHRVQVTRVSGKTQALESDAVRRAAGRAPLVLLDPRGRQFTSESLSAYLDAQAVGGVGELAFAIGGPEGHTDELRAGAHLLWSLGQLTLPHDLAMVVLAEALYRASTISAGEPYHRA from the coding sequence GTGCGGCTTCACCTGATCACTGTTGGCGAACCGAAACTCACGTACGCCCGGGCGGGGTGGGAGGAATACGAGAAACGTCTGCGCCGTTACCACCGGGTGCAGGTCACCCGGGTCAGCGGGAAGACGCAGGCGCTGGAGAGCGACGCGGTGCGCCGGGCTGCCGGGCGCGCGCCGCTGGTGCTGCTTGATCCGCGCGGGCGGCAGTTCACGTCCGAGAGTCTGAGCGCGTACCTGGACGCTCAGGCGGTTGGTGGGGTGGGGGAACTGGCGTTCGCGATTGGCGGGCCGGAGGGTCACACGGATGAGCTCCGGGCCGGCGCGCACCTGCTGTGGAGCCTGGGGCAGCTGACCCTGCCGCACGACCTGGCGATGGTGGTGCTGGCTGAGGCGCTGTACCGGGCCAGCACCATCAGTGCCGGCGAGCCGTACCACCGCGCGTAG
- the rsmI gene encoding 16S rRNA (cytidine(1402)-2'-O)-methyltransferase, protein MTDLEAQSLPLALTANAPATPGPEDQGPQAPGLPGGARVWLVPTPVGNLRDITLRALDVLRAADAVACEDTRRTGALLSHLSLRKPLVRLDAHTMRRAPQVLERYPRLAYVSDAGTPGISDPGAELVMAALDAGIPVETLPGATAFVPALVLSALPTARFTFEGFLPRSGRERRERLGAIAARAETTVLYESPHRLHDTLEDLRAACGDARPASVTRELSKRFEETVRGPLSDLSSHFEAGARGEIVVVVAGRSDEERAAEAAAVDHEARARTLAAQGLRVRDIRDLLIQEGLRKNDAYALALQVTADT, encoded by the coding sequence ATGACTGACCTGGAGGCCCAATCGCTCCCGCTCGCCCTGACCGCCAATGCGCCAGCCACCCCTGGGCCCGAGGATCAGGGACCGCAGGCGCCCGGTCTGCCCGGCGGAGCGCGCGTGTGGCTGGTGCCCACACCGGTCGGGAACCTGCGGGACATCACCCTGCGCGCCCTGGACGTCCTTCGCGCCGCAGACGCCGTCGCCTGCGAGGACACCCGCCGCACCGGCGCCCTGCTGAGTCACCTTAGCCTGCGTAAACCCCTTGTGCGGCTCGACGCCCACACCATGCGCCGCGCCCCGCAGGTGCTCGAGCGGTATCCCCGGCTGGCGTACGTCAGTGACGCGGGCACCCCCGGCATCAGCGACCCCGGCGCGGAACTTGTCATGGCCGCTCTGGACGCCGGCATTCCCGTGGAGACGCTGCCGGGCGCCACGGCGTTCGTGCCGGCGCTGGTGCTCTCCGCGCTGCCCACGGCGCGCTTCACCTTCGAGGGCTTTCTGCCGCGCTCCGGCCGGGAGCGTCGGGAACGCCTGGGTGCCATCGCGGCGCGCGCCGAAACCACCGTGCTGTACGAGAGTCCGCACCGCCTGCACGACACCCTTGAGGACCTGCGCGCCGCCTGCGGTGACGCTCGCCCGGCCAGCGTCACCCGGGAACTCAGCAAGCGCTTCGAGGAAACCGTGCGCGGCCCGCTGAGCGACCTGAGCAGCCACTTCGAGGCGGGCGCACGCGGTGAGATCGTGGTCGTGGTGGCCGGGCGCAGCGACGAGGAACGCGCCGCTGAGGCTGCCGCTGTGGACCACGAGGCGCGGGCCCGGACCCTGGCCGCGCAGGGGCTGCGGGTTCGGGATATACGTGACCTTCTCATTCAGGAGGGTTTGCGTAAGAATGACGCTTATGCACTGGCACTCCAGGTGACCGCGGACACCTGA
- the pfkA gene encoding 6-phosphofructokinase: protein MTEPHSDSHPNPAGIKRVAVLTSGGDAPGMNAAIRAVVRTATSQGIEVIGVRRGFSGLHRGDFITLGPRDVANILQRGGTILLSARSHTWRTPEGRARGARHLRAHDVDALIVIGGDGSFHGAHYLQEEHGIPVVGLPGTIDNDLYGTDHTIGYFTAVETALDAVDKLRDTGASHERIFVIEVMGRHAGHIALDVAVAGGAEEVFIPEDAKEISGVLDIVKKSVEKGKLGSIIIVAEGYPGGATGVAKAIEDGTGMETRVSILGHIQRGGSPVSSDRILASRLGEAAVYALMDGKSNVMIGRENHRTSYTDFQDTWEKRKDVSRDLYRCAKTLSI from the coding sequence ATGACCGAACCCCACAGCGACTCCCACCCCAACCCCGCCGGCATCAAACGCGTCGCCGTGCTCACCAGCGGCGGCGACGCCCCCGGCATGAACGCCGCCATCCGCGCCGTTGTCCGCACCGCCACCTCCCAGGGCATCGAAGTCATCGGTGTCCGGCGCGGCTTTTCCGGCCTGCACCGCGGGGACTTCATCACGCTCGGCCCGCGCGACGTTGCCAACATCCTTCAGCGCGGCGGCACCATCCTCCTGTCCGCCCGCAGTCACACCTGGCGCACCCCGGAAGGCCGCGCCCGCGGCGCCCGGCACCTCCGCGCGCACGACGTTGACGCCCTGATCGTCATCGGCGGTGACGGCAGCTTCCACGGCGCGCACTACCTTCAGGAAGAGCACGGCATTCCCGTCGTCGGTCTCCCCGGCACCATCGACAACGACCTGTACGGTACCGACCACACCATCGGCTACTTCACTGCCGTCGAAACCGCCCTGGACGCCGTGGATAAACTCCGCGACACCGGCGCCAGTCACGAACGCATCTTCGTGATTGAAGTCATGGGCCGCCACGCCGGCCACATCGCCCTCGATGTTGCCGTAGCCGGCGGCGCCGAAGAAGTCTTCATTCCAGAAGACGCCAAGGAAATCAGCGGCGTGCTCGACATCGTTAAAAAGAGCGTTGAGAAAGGCAAGCTGGGCAGCATCATCATCGTCGCCGAGGGCTACCCCGGTGGGGCCACCGGCGTCGCCAAGGCCATCGAGGACGGCACCGGTATGGAAACTCGCGTCAGCATCCTCGGGCACATCCAGCGCGGCGGCAGCCCCGTCTCCTCGGACCGCATCCTCGCCAGCCGCCTCGGCGAGGCCGCCGTGTACGCGCTCATGGACGGCAAAAGCAACGTCATGATCGGCCGTGAAAACCACCGCACCAGCTACACCGACTTCCAGGATACCTGGGAGAAACGCAAGGACGTCAGCCGCGACCTGTACCGCTGCGCCAAGACCCTCAGCATCTAA
- a CDS encoding MarR family transcriptional regulator, giving the protein MTSPALGSVAARVLKQLQQDAPKPHSADDLSSLVSAPAAEVQQALEELHTAQLVSPQAATGYGGSATLWSLNP; this is encoded by the coding sequence ATGACCTCTCCTGCCCTTGGTTCTGTTGCGGCGCGCGTGCTGAAGCAGTTGCAGCAGGACGCTCCTAAACCCCACAGTGCTGACGATCTGTCCAGCCTTGTGAGTGCACCGGCGGCCGAGGTGCAGCAGGCTCTTGAGGAACTGCATACGGCGCAGCTGGTGTCGCCGCAGGCAGCGACCGGGTACGGCGGCAGTGCCACGCTCTGGAGTCTGAACCCCTGA
- the ffh gene encoding signal recognition particle protein, which yields MFESLGNKLQDILDRVGKERQLTEAQVKAAMREIRMALLEADVNFGVAKDFVAKVSEKAVGQEVLGSLNAGQTVVKLVHDELIETLGARTAQPELKQDGNVWFMVGLQGAGKTTSAGKLAQLYKSKGRRVLLVAADTQRPAARDQLEVLARQVGVPVLKVADGERPDETRRRVDEHLRTDYRDLVIVDTAGRLQIDEALMDQLADLQRVMQPTESLLVVDAMTGQEALNVAQTFDQRVNVTGLVITKMDGDARGGAALSARSVTGKPIYFAGTSEKLSGLEPFHPDRVAGRILGMGDVLGLIERAQQADLKAMEVKKPGDFDLEDLLVQLRQIRKMGPLGDLLKLIPGMSRALPEGFNVDEKQIQRIDAMISSMTLKERRNPKIIDGRRRKRIAAGSGHTVQDINKLLKMHEQMKDMMKMLQRMSGGGGKGMKPPRMPNVPPSLKR from the coding sequence ATGTTTGAGTCCCTGGGCAACAAGTTGCAGGACATTCTGGACCGGGTCGGTAAGGAACGCCAGCTGACCGAGGCGCAGGTGAAAGCCGCTATGCGCGAGATCCGCATGGCGCTGCTGGAAGCCGACGTGAACTTCGGGGTTGCCAAGGATTTCGTGGCGAAGGTCAGTGAAAAGGCCGTTGGGCAGGAGGTGCTGGGCAGCCTGAATGCCGGTCAGACCGTTGTGAAGCTCGTGCATGACGAACTGATCGAAACGCTGGGCGCAAGAACAGCGCAGCCGGAGCTGAAGCAGGACGGCAACGTGTGGTTCATGGTGGGTCTGCAGGGCGCAGGGAAAACCACCAGCGCCGGGAAGCTCGCGCAGCTGTACAAGAGCAAGGGCCGGCGCGTGCTGCTCGTCGCGGCTGATACGCAGCGTCCGGCGGCGCGCGACCAGCTTGAGGTTCTGGCCCGGCAGGTGGGGGTTCCTGTCCTGAAGGTCGCTGATGGTGAACGCCCCGATGAGACCCGGCGCCGGGTGGATGAGCACCTGCGCACTGACTACCGTGACCTCGTGATCGTGGACACCGCGGGCCGCCTCCAGATTGACGAGGCGCTCATGGATCAACTGGCGGACCTGCAGCGCGTCATGCAGCCCACCGAGAGCCTGCTGGTCGTGGATGCCATGACCGGTCAGGAGGCACTGAACGTCGCGCAGACCTTTGACCAGCGCGTGAACGTTACGGGCCTCGTCATCACGAAAATGGACGGAGATGCCCGCGGTGGCGCGGCCCTGTCTGCGCGTAGCGTCACCGGTAAGCCCATCTACTTTGCCGGGACGAGTGAGAAACTCAGCGGTCTGGAACCCTTTCACCCGGACCGGGTGGCGGGCCGCATCCTGGGGATGGGAGACGTACTGGGTCTGATCGAGCGCGCCCAGCAGGCCGACCTGAAAGCCATGGAAGTCAAGAAGCCCGGGGATTTTGACCTGGAGGACCTGCTCGTCCAGCTGCGTCAGATCCGCAAGATGGGGCCCCTGGGGGACCTGCTGAAACTCATTCCTGGCATGAGTCGCGCCCTGCCCGAAGGGTTCAACGTGGACGAGAAGCAGATTCAGCGGATTGACGCGATGATCAGCTCCATGACGCTCAAGGAGCGCCGGAATCCCAAGATCATTGATGGGCGCCGACGCAAACGGATCGCGGCGGGGAGCGGCCACACCGTGCAGGACATCAACAAGCTTCTGAAGATGCACGAGCAGATGAAGGACATGATGAAGATGCTGCAGCGCATGAGTGGGGGTGGCGGCAAAGGCATGAAACCGCCCCGCATGCCGAACGTTCCCCCCAGCCTGAAGCGCTGA
- a CDS encoding thiolase family protein produces MSKAVIVAASRTPTGKFLGTLESVSAVQLGALTLQDTLRRSGLSADLIQEVIMGQVVQAGCGQNPARQAALKAGLSHEVGALTINKVCGSGLKAVILAAQSVRAGDQHAVLAGGMESMSNAPHLLPQARKGYRLGHAQVLDANTHDGLWCSINDEGMGLTGERVADKYGIGRQEQDAYATASHQKAIAAQQAGRFTDEIVPVTVKGRKGDTVVDTDEGPRADTSEDSLARLKPAFRQEGSVTAGNAPGLNDGAASLMIVSDDFAQAHGLTPLAEITGYATGGLAPEWVMMTPVPATQKLLQQLGMQTSDIDLWELNEAFSVQSLAVQRELGLDTARVNVNGGAVALGHPIGASGARILVTLLHALKQQNKETGVATLCMGGGNGLALAVKRVG; encoded by the coding sequence ATGAGCAAAGCAGTCATCGTCGCGGCCAGCCGCACCCCCACCGGCAAGTTCCTCGGGACTCTGGAAAGCGTGAGTGCCGTGCAGCTTGGCGCCCTTACCCTCCAGGACACCCTGCGCCGCAGCGGCCTGAGCGCCGACCTCATCCAGGAAGTGATTATGGGACAGGTGGTGCAGGCCGGCTGCGGCCAGAACCCCGCCCGGCAGGCCGCCCTGAAAGCCGGCCTCTCCCACGAGGTCGGCGCGCTCACCATCAATAAGGTGTGCGGCAGCGGCCTGAAAGCCGTCATCCTGGCCGCGCAGAGCGTCCGTGCCGGCGACCAGCACGCCGTTCTGGCCGGCGGTATGGAAAGCATGAGCAACGCCCCGCACCTTCTCCCGCAGGCGCGCAAAGGCTACCGTCTGGGGCACGCGCAGGTACTTGACGCGAACACACACGACGGCCTGTGGTGCTCCATTAACGACGAAGGCATGGGCCTCACCGGGGAACGCGTCGCTGACAAGTACGGTATCGGCCGTCAGGAACAGGACGCCTACGCCACCGCCAGCCACCAGAAGGCCATCGCCGCGCAACAGGCCGGCCGCTTCACCGACGAGATTGTGCCCGTCACCGTCAAGGGCCGCAAAGGCGACACCGTCGTCGACACTGACGAAGGTCCGCGCGCCGACACCAGCGAAGACAGCCTCGCCCGACTGAAACCTGCCTTCCGGCAGGAGGGCAGCGTCACTGCTGGCAACGCCCCCGGCCTGAACGACGGCGCCGCCAGCCTCATGATCGTCAGCGACGACTTCGCCCAGGCCCATGGCCTCACTCCGCTCGCGGAAATCACCGGGTACGCCACCGGCGGCCTCGCGCCCGAATGGGTCATGATGACGCCCGTTCCTGCCACACAGAAACTCCTCCAGCAGCTTGGCATGCAGACCAGCGACATCGACCTGTGGGAACTCAATGAAGCCTTCAGCGTCCAGAGCCTCGCGGTGCAGAGGGAACTGGGCCTGGACACCGCGCGTGTGAACGTCAACGGCGGTGCGGTTGCCCTCGGCCACCCCATCGGCGCCAGTGGCGCCCGCATCCTGGTGACGCTCCTGCACGCCCTGAAGCAGCAGAACAAGGAAACGGGCGTCGCGACCCTCTGCATGGGGGGCGGCAACGGCCTTGCCCTCGCCGTCAAGCGGGTAGGCTGA
- a CDS encoding YciI family protein: MTTLWIIESTYLKPAADIAQVTPAHREWLDQHYRSGVFLTSGRKVDNTGGMIVARAATLQELVDLFDHDPFVQAGCSRYKYTAFNPVKRGRDVNLEGVPLVD; this comes from the coding sequence ATGACCACCCTCTGGATCATCGAAAGCACGTACCTCAAACCCGCCGCCGACATCGCTCAGGTGACCCCCGCGCACCGCGAATGGCTCGACCAGCACTACCGCAGCGGCGTCTTCCTCACCAGTGGCCGCAAGGTCGACAACACCGGCGGGATGATTGTCGCCCGCGCCGCCACCCTTCAGGAACTCGTGGACCTCTTCGACCACGACCCCTTTGTGCAGGCCGGCTGCTCCCGGTACAAATACACGGCCTTCAACCCTGTCAAACGCGGCCGGGACGTGAACCTTGAGGGTGTCCCTCTGGTGGACTGA